From one Synechocystis sp. PCC 6803 substr. PCC-P genomic stretch:
- a CDS encoding phospholipid carrier-dependent glycosyltransferase: protein MVKQILSKSWGVPLLLAMVWLGSNGLDRLWLGMDQTVPAWDQSNHLSYGLEYLQALRSPEFLSGEWWRSFWMLSPKYPPLTYIVNAPFQGLGGPGSDLALLSNWLWSGILILSVYGLGKKLFSREIGLWAVAIMVLIPRLIHSRLIVLLDSPLLAFTLLSFTCLTYWKEAEGRRSQWLWAIAAGVGLGLGLLSKQSIIFYLFFPLVGLGLWSIWTKQWQRLAQLLVGLLASIPLWYPWYRTNWIYLFSTAQNSNAIPATLEGDPPVNTLAAWTYYWQDLPNALSWVWLIPPLVGVILSLLNRFPASLQIPSWREAKPGLLWLGYYYGGTYLICSAIQNKDDRYILPYLPIVAIFLAFGLTRWCGRWLWVRWGTLAITILITLGNLFPIPGSNGIVQALNPSVLFRPDFVLPAPNTEVITAAMETTPEQRINLGVIPNTPAINPNTVNYYGAAADFRAYGRELSRNGEIIQQDQQNFDWFLTKTGDNYLADPVQVELGETIAQNGNFTAVQTWPLPDGSELNLWHRRQPRVEVKPSQINTELPQLTKVDLPTSAPPGQPVPITYHWQGNGDRLSEGIVLLTWENVADPKQVWLHDHAIGLGELLPTDNGQAVEVIERTAMAPQADLPPGDYRLKGQWLDPSTMTAQPLPLPDITLTLAADAPALPAPPLDFVSQLYHLAQNLQQGIAGLDPVFAQVDRINLYDPRHDYLRQGDASWTYRLSQNPVDALRLTYAQVLARVLQENPPQAIAALQSLVKLDPENPYAHAYLAFVHLYDWQGYQGEQALKPALALAPDNPEINGLQAIALFMQGKIWPAWQTVEQSGLLN, encoded by the coding sequence ATGGTTAAGCAAATTTTGTCTAAATCCTGGGGAGTGCCCCTGCTGTTGGCCATGGTGTGGCTTGGTAGCAACGGCCTTGATCGCCTGTGGCTAGGGATGGATCAAACGGTGCCAGCTTGGGACCAGAGTAACCACTTATCCTACGGCCTGGAATATTTGCAAGCCCTACGATCGCCGGAGTTTTTGAGCGGGGAATGGTGGCGGAGCTTTTGGATGTTGTCCCCCAAATATCCCCCTTTGACCTACATAGTCAATGCTCCTTTCCAGGGGCTAGGCGGCCCAGGTAGTGATCTGGCTTTACTGAGTAATTGGCTCTGGAGTGGCATTTTAATTCTCTCTGTGTACGGCTTGGGAAAAAAGCTCTTCAGCCGGGAAATTGGTCTGTGGGCAGTGGCCATCATGGTTTTGATTCCCCGTTTAATCCATAGTCGTTTGATTGTGTTGTTGGACAGTCCACTCCTGGCTTTTACCCTGTTGAGCTTTACCTGTCTGACCTATTGGAAAGAAGCTGAAGGTCGTCGTTCCCAATGGCTCTGGGCGATCGCCGCTGGAGTTGGGTTGGGACTGGGATTGCTCTCCAAACAAAGTATTATTTTCTATCTGTTTTTTCCCTTGGTGGGCTTGGGGCTGTGGAGCATTTGGACAAAGCAATGGCAACGGTTAGCCCAATTGCTAGTGGGTTTACTGGCAAGCATTCCCCTTTGGTATCCCTGGTATCGCACCAACTGGATTTATCTATTCAGCACCGCCCAAAATTCCAATGCCATCCCCGCCACTTTGGAGGGGGACCCTCCCGTCAATACCCTAGCCGCCTGGACTTACTACTGGCAGGATTTACCCAATGCCCTGTCCTGGGTCTGGTTAATACCGCCCTTGGTGGGGGTGATTTTGTCTTTGCTGAACCGTTTTCCTGCTTCATTGCAGATACCTAGTTGGCGGGAAGCGAAACCGGGGTTGCTGTGGCTGGGATATTACTACGGTGGCACTTATCTAATCTGCTCCGCCATTCAAAATAAGGATGACCGCTACATTTTGCCCTATTTGCCCATTGTGGCTATTTTTCTTGCCTTCGGTCTGACCCGTTGGTGTGGTCGTTGGTTGTGGGTGCGTTGGGGTACGTTGGCGATCACCATTTTGATTACCCTCGGCAACCTATTTCCCATTCCTGGTAGCAACGGCATTGTCCAAGCCCTCAACCCATCGGTGTTATTTCGTCCCGATTTCGTTTTGCCTGCCCCCAACACGGAAGTCATTACCGCTGCCATGGAAACCACCCCGGAGCAAAGAATTAATTTGGGTGTGATTCCCAACACCCCAGCTATTAATCCCAATACGGTGAATTATTATGGGGCGGCGGCGGATTTTCGGGCTTACGGTCGGGAATTGAGTCGTAACGGGGAAATTATTCAACAGGATCAGCAAAATTTTGACTGGTTCTTGACAAAAACTGGAGATAACTATTTAGCTGACCCAGTACAAGTGGAATTGGGAGAAACCATTGCCCAGAATGGTAATTTTACCGCTGTGCAAACCTGGCCTTTGCCCGATGGCAGTGAGTTGAACCTCTGGCACCGTCGCCAACCCAGGGTGGAGGTCAAACCCAGTCAAATTAATACTGAATTGCCGCAACTGACCAAAGTTGATTTACCCACCAGCGCCCCCCCCGGTCAACCCGTACCCATCACCTACCATTGGCAGGGCAATGGCGATCGCCTTAGTGAAGGGATTGTTTTGCTCACTTGGGAAAATGTTGCTGATCCTAAGCAAGTTTGGCTCCATGACCATGCCATTGGTTTGGGTGAATTGCTTCCTACCGACAATGGGCAAGCCGTTGAAGTAATTGAAAGGACAGCCATGGCGCCCCAGGCGGATCTACCTCCGGGGGATTACCGTTTAAAAGGGCAATGGCTAGATCCCAGCACTATGACGGCCCAACCCTTACCTTTACCAGACATTACCCTAACCTTAGCTGCCGATGCTCCAGCTTTGCCTGCTCCACCATTGGATTTTGTCAGCCAACTGTACCATTTAGCGCAAAATTTGCAGCAGGGCATTGCTGGGCTAGATCCAGTTTTTGCCCAGGTTGACCGGATTAATTTATACGATCCTCGCCACGACTATCTGCGGCAGGGGGATGCTAGTTGGACCTATCGCCTCAGCCAAAATCCCGTTGATGCTCTCCGTTTAACCTATGCCCAAGTTTTGGCCCGGGTATTGCAGGAAAATCCTCCCCAGGCGATCGCCGCTTTGCAATCTTTGGTCAAACTAGATCCCGAAAATCCCTACGCCCACGCTTATTTAGCCTTTGTTCATCTTTACGACTGGCAAGGATACCAGGGGGAACAGGCCCTCAAACCCGCCTTGGCCCTGGCTCCCGATAACCCTGAAATTAATGGCCTCCAGGCGATCGCCCTCTTTATGCAGGGAAAAATTTGGCCCGCCTGGCAAACGGTTGAGCAATCTGGGCTGCTCAATTAG
- a CDS encoding DUF561 domain-containing protein, giving the protein MSANLAQLHQALENRTALKVISGLNNFDSANVLAVARAAQAGGATFVDIAADRQLIQQVRHAIDLPICVSAVEAELLAEAVAAGADLVEIGNFDSFYAQGRRFEGPEVLALTKATRQLLPHTLLSVTVPHILALDEQVQLAEALVAAGADIIQTEGGTSAEPHHPGVLGLIEKAAPTLAAAHAISRAVNVPVLCASGLSDVTVPMAIAAGASGVGVGSAINQLNDQVAMVAAVRRLADALVAQPVRVA; this is encoded by the coding sequence ATGAGTGCAAACCTTGCCCAACTCCACCAGGCCCTGGAAAATCGTACCGCCTTAAAGGTAATTAGCGGTTTAAATAACTTCGATAGCGCCAATGTTTTAGCCGTGGCCCGGGCTGCCCAGGCTGGGGGAGCTACTTTTGTGGACATTGCAGCCGATCGCCAATTGATCCAACAGGTGCGCCACGCCATTGATTTGCCCATCTGTGTGTCGGCGGTGGAAGCAGAATTATTAGCCGAAGCGGTGGCCGCCGGAGCTGACTTGGTGGAAATTGGTAACTTTGACAGTTTTTACGCCCAGGGTCGTCGTTTTGAAGGGCCGGAAGTGTTGGCCCTCACCAAAGCCACCCGTCAATTGTTGCCCCATACTTTGCTCTCCGTTACCGTGCCCCACATCCTTGCTCTGGACGAACAGGTACAGTTAGCCGAAGCTTTAGTGGCCGCTGGAGCCGACATCATCCAAACTGAAGGGGGGACCAGTGCCGAACCCCATCACCCTGGAGTTTTGGGTTTGATTGAGAAAGCCGCTCCCACTTTGGCCGCTGCCCACGCTATCAGTCGAGCCGTTAATGTCCCCGTACTATGTGCTTCTGGCCTATCCGATGTCACCGTTCCCATGGCGATCGCTGCTGGAGCCAGTGGAGTAGGGGTTGGTTCCGCCATTAACCAATTGAACGACCAAGTGGCCATGGTGGCCGCTGTCCGTCGCCTGGCCGATGCCTTGGTGGCCCAGCCTGTGCGGGTTGCCTAA
- the dxs gene encoding 1-deoxy-D-xylulose-5-phosphate synthase yields the protein MHISELTHPNELKGLSIRELEEVSRQIREKHLQTVATSGGHLGPGLGVVELTVALYSTLDLDKDRVIWDVGHQAYPHKMLTGRYHDFHTLRQKDGVAGYLKRSESRFDHFGAGHASTSISAGLGMALARDAKGEDFKVVSIIGDGALTGGMALEAINHAGHLPHTRLMVILNDNEMSISPNVGAISRYLNKVRLSSPMQFLTDNLEEQIKHLPFVGDSLTPEMERVKEGMKRLVVPKVGAVIEELGFKYFGPIDGHSLQELIDTFKQAEKVPGPVFVHVSTTKGKGYDLAEKDQVGYHAQSPFNLSTGKAYPSSKPKPPSYSKVFAHTLTTLAKENPNIVGITAAMATGTGLDKLQAKLPKQYVDVGIAEQHAVTLAAGMACEGIRPVVAIYSTFLQRGYDQIIHDVCIQKLPVFFCLDRAGIVGADGPTHQGMYDIAYLRCIPNLVLMAPKDEAELQQMLVTGVNYTGGAIAMRYPRGNGIGVPLMEEGWEPLEIGKAEILRSGDDVLLLGYGSMVYPALQTAELLHEHGIEATVVNARFVKPLDTELILPLAERIGKVVTMEEGCLMGGFGSAVAEALMDNNVLVPLKRLGVPDILVDHATPEQSTVDLGLTPAQMAQNIMASLFKTETESVVAPGVS from the coding sequence ATGCACATCAGCGAACTGACCCACCCCAATGAGTTAAAGGGTTTATCTATCCGTGAGCTGGAGGAAGTTTCCCGGCAAATCCGAGAAAAACATCTCCAAACTGTGGCCACCAGCGGCGGTCATCTGGGGCCTGGGTTGGGAGTGGTGGAACTGACGGTGGCCCTATATTCCACTCTTGATTTAGACAAAGACCGGGTGATTTGGGATGTGGGACACCAAGCCTATCCCCACAAAATGTTGACGGGACGTTACCATGATTTCCATACCCTGCGGCAAAAAGATGGGGTGGCTGGTTACCTCAAACGCTCTGAAAGTCGTTTTGACCATTTTGGTGCTGGGCACGCTTCCACAAGTATTTCCGCTGGTTTGGGCATGGCTTTAGCTCGAGATGCCAAGGGGGAAGATTTTAAAGTAGTTTCCATCATTGGCGATGGTGCTTTAACCGGGGGCATGGCCTTGGAGGCAATCAACCATGCCGGGCATTTGCCCCATACCAGACTAATGGTGATTCTCAATGACAATGAGATGTCCATTTCCCCCAACGTGGGAGCCATTTCCCGTTATTTAAATAAAGTCCGCCTCAGCAGTCCGATGCAGTTTTTGACGGACAATCTGGAGGAACAGATCAAACACTTGCCCTTTGTGGGGGATTCCCTCACCCCGGAGATGGAAAGGGTCAAGGAGGGAATGAAACGTCTTGTTGTCCCCAAAGTGGGAGCGGTGATTGAAGAACTAGGATTTAAATATTTTGGTCCCATTGACGGTCATAGTTTACAGGAATTAATCGATACCTTTAAACAAGCGGAAAAAGTGCCTGGTCCGGTGTTTGTCCATGTTTCCACCACCAAGGGCAAGGGTTATGACTTAGCCGAAAAGGATCAAGTAGGCTACCACGCCCAAAGTCCTTTCAACCTTTCCACCGGTAAGGCCTATCCTTCTAGTAAGCCGAAACCCCCCAGCTATTCCAAGGTTTTTGCCCATACGTTGACTACCCTGGCCAAGGAAAATCCCAACATTGTCGGTATCACGGCTGCTATGGCGACGGGGACAGGGCTAGATAAACTCCAGGCCAAGCTACCCAAGCAGTATGTGGACGTGGGCATTGCGGAACAACACGCAGTTACTTTGGCGGCGGGCATGGCCTGCGAGGGCATTCGTCCAGTGGTGGCCATCTATTCCACCTTTTTGCAACGGGGTTACGACCAGATTATCCATGACGTTTGTATTCAAAAATTACCCGTATTTTTCTGCCTAGACCGGGCGGGCATTGTGGGGGCGGATGGGCCCACCCACCAAGGGATGTATGACATTGCCTATCTCCGTTGCATTCCCAATCTGGTGCTGATGGCTCCCAAGGATGAAGCAGAGTTACAACAAATGCTGGTTACTGGGGTTAACTACACCGGTGGGGCGATCGCCATGCGTTATCCCCGGGGTAATGGCATCGGGGTGCCCCTGATGGAGGAAGGTTGGGAACCGCTGGAAATTGGTAAAGCTGAAATTCTCCGGTCGGGGGATGATGTGCTTCTGTTGGGCTACGGCTCCATGGTCTATCCCGCTCTGCAAACAGCGGAATTACTCCACGAACACGGCATCGAAGCAACGGTGGTTAATGCCCGCTTTGTTAAACCACTAGATACGGAATTAATTTTGCCCTTGGCCGAGCGCATCGGCAAAGTGGTGACCATGGAAGAAGGTTGCCTCATGGGGGGCTTTGGCTCAGCAGTGGCGGAGGCCCTGATGGATAACAACGTGTTGGTGCCCTTGAAACGTTTAGGGGTGCCCGACATACTTGTGGACCATGCCACTCCGGAACAATCCACCGTTGACCTTGGTTTAACCCCAGCCCAGATGGCGCAGAATATTATGGCTTCACTGTTCAAAACTGAAACTGAATCAGTTGTCGCTCCTGGAGTTAGTTAG
- a CDS encoding rubredoxin yields the protein MSERPPEKTLAELASPNHECRACGYVYIPSQGDQKTSVSPGTPFEALPLNWKCPVCGAPRNYFISTGETDAPSGFAENLNYGFGFNRMSGGKKNLLIFGSLFVIFLFFLSLYGMG from the coding sequence ATGAGTGAGCGTCCCCCTGAAAAGACCCTGGCGGAGTTGGCATCCCCAAACCATGAATGCCGGGCCTGCGGTTATGTTTACATTCCCAGCCAAGGGGATCAAAAGACTAGTGTTTCCCCCGGCACTCCCTTTGAGGCCCTACCCCTTAATTGGAAATGTCCGGTGTGTGGCGCCCCCCGCAACTACTTCATCAGCACCGGGGAGACCGATGCTCCCTCTGGTTTTGCCGAGAACCTTAACTACGGTTTTGGTTTTAACCGTATGAGTGGTGGTAAAAAGAATTTACTAATTTTCGGTAGTCTTTTCGTCATTTTCCTATTTTTCCTGAGCCTTTACGGCATGGGATAA
- a CDS encoding photosynthesis system II assembly factor Ycf48 — protein MPVKFPSLKFEQLKQLVLVAAIAVFCVSCSHVPDLAFNPWQEIALETDSTFADIAFTEDPNHGWLVGTKETIFETTDGGDTWEQKLIDLGEEKASFSAVSFSGNEGWITGKPSILLHTTDGGQTWARIPLSEKLPGAPYSIIALGPQTAEMITDLGAIYKTTNGGKNWKALVEGAVGVARTIQRSTDGRYVAVSARGNFYSTWAPGQTEWTPHNRNSSRRLQTMGYGKDGQLWLLARGGQLQFSTDPDAEEWSDVIAPQDKGSWGLLDLSFRTPEEVWVAGASGNLLMSQDGGQTWAKDTGVEDIPANLYRVVFLSPEKGFVLGQDGILLKYNPSTEVAMVP, from the coding sequence ATGCCTGTTAAATTCCCCAGTTTGAAGTTTGAGCAACTAAAGCAACTTGTCCTAGTGGCGGCGATCGCCGTTTTCTGTGTGAGCTGCAGCCATGTGCCGGATTTGGCCTTCAATCCATGGCAAGAAATTGCTTTAGAAACAGATTCTACCTTTGCGGATATTGCCTTCACGGAAGATCCGAACCATGGTTGGCTGGTGGGTACCAAGGAGACTATTTTTGAAACCACCGATGGCGGTGACACCTGGGAGCAGAAGCTGATTGACCTAGGGGAAGAAAAGGCTAGTTTTTCCGCCGTTAGTTTCTCTGGCAACGAGGGATGGATCACAGGTAAACCTTCCATTTTGCTCCACACCACCGATGGGGGCCAAACCTGGGCCCGCATTCCCTTGAGTGAGAAACTGCCCGGTGCTCCCTACAGTATTATTGCCCTGGGACCCCAGACGGCGGAGATGATTACGGATTTGGGCGCTATTTACAAAACCACCAATGGGGGCAAAAACTGGAAAGCTTTGGTGGAGGGGGCCGTAGGAGTAGCCCGCACCATTCAACGATCAACCGATGGCCGTTATGTGGCGGTGTCAGCCCGGGGTAATTTTTATTCCACCTGGGCACCGGGACAAACGGAATGGACTCCCCATAACCGCAATTCTTCCCGACGCTTACAGACCATGGGCTATGGCAAGGACGGTCAACTATGGCTGTTGGCCCGGGGGGGACAACTCCAGTTCAGCACCGATCCCGATGCAGAGGAATGGAGCGATGTGATTGCTCCCCAGGATAAAGGTAGTTGGGGTCTGCTCGATCTGTCTTTCCGTACCCCTGAAGAAGTATGGGTAGCGGGGGCCAGCGGTAACCTCTTGATGAGTCAAGACGGGGGGCAAACCTGGGCCAAGGACACTGGGGTAGAAGATATTCCAGCCAATCTTTATCGGGTGGTGTTCCTCAGTCCGGAAAAAGGATTTGTGTTGGGGCAGGATGGGATTTTGCTCAAATATAACCCCAGCACCGAGGTGGCAATGGTTCCCTAG
- the psbE gene encoding cytochrome b559 subunit alpha yields MSGTTGERPFSDIVTSIRYWVIHSITIPMLFIAGWLFVSTGLAYDAFGTPRPDEYFTQTRQELPILQERYDINQEIQEFNQ; encoded by the coding sequence ATGTCAGGGACTACCGGCGAGCGTCCATTTTCCGATATTGTCACCAGCATTCGCTACTGGGTGATCCACAGCATCACCATCCCGATGTTGTTTATTGCTGGTTGGTTGTTTGTCAGCACGGGCTTAGCCTACGATGCTTTTGGCACTCCCCGCCCCGATGAATATTTCACCCAGACCCGTCAAGAGTTGCCCATTCTCCAGGAACGCTACGACATTAATCAGGAAATTCAAGAGTTTAATCAATAA
- the psbF gene encoding cytochrome b559 subunit beta → MATQNPNQPVTYPIFTVRWLAVHTLAVPSVFFVGAIAAMQFIQR, encoded by the coding sequence ATGGCAACCCAAAATCCTAATCAACCGGTTACTTATCCCATTTTTACGGTGCGCTGGCTGGCGGTTCACACCCTGGCGGTGCCCTCTGTCTTCTTTGTCGGGGCGATCGCCGCGATGCAATTTATTCAACGCTAG
- a CDS encoding photosystem II reaction center protein L encodes MDRNSNPNRQPVELNRTSLYLGLLLVAVLGILFSSYFFN; translated from the coding sequence ATGGACAGAAATTCAAACCCAAACCGCCAACCGGTGGAATTGAACCGCACTTCTTTATACCTGGGTCTATTGTTGGTGGCTGTGTTGGGGATTTTGTTCTCCAGCTATTTCTTTAACTAA
- a CDS encoding photosystem II reaction center protein J: MFAEGRIPLWVVGVVAGIGAIGVLGLFFYGAYAGLGSSM; the protein is encoded by the coding sequence ATGTTCGCAGAAGGCAGAATCCCTTTGTGGGTGGTGGGTGTAGTGGCCGGTATTGGCGCCATTGGTGTTCTAGGGTTATTTTTCTACGGAGCCTATGCTGGTTTAGGTTCTTCCATGTAA
- the proB gene encoding glutamate 5-kinase: MTMAMQPQTLVIKIGTSSLARPETGQLALSTIAALVETVCKLIGQGHRVVLVSSGAIGVGCSRLGLTERPKKMALKQAIAAVGQGRLMRTYDDLFSSLRQPIAQILLTRRELIERTAYVNAYNTFQALFELGVIAIVNENDTVAIDELKFGDNDTLSALVASLVEADWLFLLTDVDRLYSSDPRLDPDAYPIPLVKAAELAQLQVRTDSTGSAWGTGGMATKITAARIATGSGVRTVITHGQKPEQILAILQGANLGTQFEAQPRSDNARKRWIAYGLVPTGKIFIDAGAVQALKARGKSLLAIGVVALEGEFSATDAVIICDPQGQELGRGLVNYNCNELEKIKGLHSEAIAAVLGYVGPDTVIHRDNLVLQEN, from the coding sequence ATGACAATGGCAATGCAACCCCAAACTTTGGTGATTAAAATTGGTACTTCTAGCCTAGCTCGTCCGGAAACGGGTCAGTTGGCCCTCTCCACCATTGCCGCTTTGGTGGAAACTGTATGCAAGTTGATCGGCCAAGGCCATCGGGTGGTGCTAGTCTCCTCTGGAGCCATAGGAGTAGGTTGTAGTCGTTTGGGCCTGACAGAAAGGCCAAAAAAAATGGCCTTAAAGCAGGCGATCGCCGCTGTGGGCCAGGGCAGATTAATGCGGACCTATGACGACCTTTTTAGTAGCCTCCGGCAACCCATTGCCCAAATTTTGCTCACCAGACGGGAATTAATTGAGCGTACCGCCTATGTCAACGCCTACAACACGTTCCAAGCTCTGTTTGAGTTGGGGGTGATTGCCATTGTCAATGAAAACGACACGGTGGCGATCGATGAACTAAAATTTGGCGACAATGATACTTTGTCGGCTTTAGTGGCCAGCTTGGTGGAAGCGGATTGGCTATTTTTGCTCACTGACGTTGACCGCCTTTATTCCAGTGACCCCCGTTTAGATCCCGATGCCTATCCCATTCCCCTAGTCAAAGCCGCGGAATTAGCCCAATTACAAGTCCGCACCGATAGCACTGGTTCCGCCTGGGGCACCGGCGGCATGGCCACCAAAATCACCGCTGCCCGCATTGCTACGGGATCAGGAGTCCGCACCGTCATCACCCATGGCCAAAAACCTGAGCAAATTTTAGCCATCCTCCAGGGAGCTAATTTGGGCACTCAGTTTGAAGCCCAACCCCGCTCCGATAATGCTCGTAAACGTTGGATCGCCTATGGTTTAGTGCCCACCGGGAAAATTTTCATTGACGCTGGGGCGGTCCAGGCCCTCAAAGCTAGGGGCAAATCCCTATTGGCGATCGGGGTGGTTGCCCTAGAAGGGGAATTCAGTGCCACCGATGCCGTCATAATCTGTGATCCCCAGGGTCAAGAATTAGGGCGGGGATTAGTTAATTACAACTGTAACGAGCTAGAAAAAATTAAGGGACTCCATTCCGAGGCGATCGCCGCAGTGTTAGGCTACGTGGGGCCAGATACAGTGATCCATCGAGATAATTTAGTATTACAAGAAAATTAG
- a CDS encoding IS4-like element IS4Sa family transposase: protein MISNFGHIVKTYLSNFPKHDYPVLDTFKFVSIWLGLVLDQSQTSMRSMFKRLNLRGETVDISTFSKASKKRDVGVFREIIFSLKKELSKRKEIKQRELEIFPLDSTIVSITRKLMWNLGFHQVKLFSEINLSTGIPGGIVIHFGQGHDNKYGNETIEETPENGVAVMDRGFCDLQRIKRLQKENNKYHVLRIKNNIKLEKLANDNYMVGTGKNKIESRVVIFTHDNSEFRLVTNLPIESKEIEGVSDEKIAEIYKKRWQIELLWKFLKMHLKLNRLIAKNENAIGIQIYTCIIAYLILKLLVIPKEAGTTMLDKLRYLQAFMCEKISYVHWLRELALR, encoded by the coding sequence ATGATATCAAATTTTGGACATATTGTAAAAACTTATCTATCTAATTTTCCTAAACATGACTACCCAGTATTAGACACATTTAAGTTTGTGAGTATCTGGTTAGGATTAGTGTTAGACCAGAGCCAGACAAGCATGAGGAGTATGTTTAAAAGACTGAACTTACGAGGAGAGACAGTCGATATATCTACATTCTCAAAGGCAAGCAAAAAAAGGGATGTGGGAGTTTTTAGAGAAATAATATTTTCCTTAAAAAAGGAATTGTCGAAAAGGAAGGAAATTAAGCAGAGAGAATTAGAAATATTTCCTCTCGATTCAACCATTGTCAGCATAACTAGGAAGTTGATGTGGAACCTTGGATTTCATCAGGTAAAATTATTCAGTGAGATTAACTTATCAACAGGGATTCCGGGGGGAATAGTAATTCACTTTGGACAAGGTCATGATAATAAATATGGGAATGAAACAATAGAAGAGACTCCAGAAAATGGAGTAGCAGTAATGGATAGAGGATTTTGTGACTTACAGAGAATCAAGAGATTACAAAAGGAGAATAACAAATATCATGTATTAAGAATAAAGAATAATATAAAGCTAGAAAAATTAGCCAATGATAACTATATGGTTGGAACTGGAAAGAATAAAATAGAGAGTAGAGTGGTAATATTCACCCATGATAATTCAGAGTTTAGATTGGTTACAAATTTACCTATAGAAAGTAAAGAAATAGAAGGAGTTAGTGATGAAAAAATAGCAGAAATTTATAAAAAAAGATGGCAAATAGAATTGTTATGGAAATTCTTAAAAATGCACTTAAAGCTGAATAGACTGATTGCCAAAAATGAGAATGCAATTGGGATTCAAATCTATACCTGTATAATTGCTTATTTAATACTAAAATTACTGGTAATCCCAAAAGAAGCAGGTACAACAATGTTAGACAAACTACGTTATTTACAGGCTTTCATGTGTGAAAAAATAAGCTATGTACACTGGCTAAGGGAGTTAGCACTAAGGTGA
- a CDS encoding Uma2 family endonuclease: MPITELAPVSKFILLEPVSWLTFNQLLQDLGEKRGIRLAYCQGTLEIMTPLGEHEHNNRFLERLIYTTVDILNLEIKSLGSLTLRVNRLEKGIEPDSCFYLQNESIVRHKQDIDLNVDPPPDLVIEIDITSSSLDKLAIYGALGVPEIWRYDGRTLQAYLWNGAQQIYETSEQSLALHPLKVKDLTVFLRQSLQDGETATIRQFRQWLIEQLGEGE; the protein is encoded by the coding sequence ATGCCTATTACAGAATTAGCCCCCGTCTCGAAATTTATTTTGCTTGAACCCGTAAGTTGGCTAACTTTTAACCAATTGCTTCAGGATTTGGGTGAAAAGCGAGGAATTCGCCTTGCTTATTGTCAAGGAACTTTAGAAATTATGACTCCCCTCGGAGAACATGAACATAATAATCGCTTTCTAGAGCGGTTAATTTACACCACCGTTGACATCTTGAACTTGGAAATTAAAAGTCTAGGTTCCCTAACCCTAAGAGTTAATCGGCTGGAGAAAGGCATAGAACCAGATTCTTGCTTTTACCTGCAAAATGAGTCTATTGTTCGCCACAAACAGGATATTGATCTTAATGTTGATCCTCCCCCCGATTTAGTCATTGAAATTGATATTACCAGTAGCTCCCTAGACAAATTAGCAATTTATGGTGCTTTAGGAGTGCCCGAAATTTGGCGATATGACGGTCGAACTTTACAGGCTTATTTGTGGAATGGGGCTCAGCAAATCTATGAAACTTCTGAGCAGAGCTTGGCTTTGCATCCCTTGAAAGTTAAGGATTTGACTGTCTTTCTGCGCCAAAGTCTCCAAGACGGAGAAACAGCAACGATTAGGCAATTTCGTCAATGGCTGATCGAACAACTAGGCGAAGGTGAATAA